The proteins below come from a single Microbacterium sp. SLBN-154 genomic window:
- a CDS encoding class II fumarate hydratase — translation MTDIEYRIEHDTMGEVRVPKDALYAAQTQRAVENFPISGDPLDPSQVVALARIKKAAALANKELGTLDGEIADAIARAADRVIAGEHADQFPIDVYQTGSGTSSNMNMNEVLATLATRDLGRTVHPNDHVNASQSSNDVFPTSVHIAVTQELIDDLIPALDHLAVALEEKAQAWAEVVKSGRTHLMDATPVTLGQEFGGYARQMRLGIERVQSVLPRVAEVPLGGTATGTGINTPVGFPQRVLELIVAETDLPITEAKDHFEAQGARDGLVEASGALRTVAVSLTKINNDIRWMGSGPNTGLAELHIPDLQPGSSIMPGKVNPVVPEANLMVCARVIGNDATVAWAGASGTFELNVAIPVMGTAVLESIRLLANAVRLLADKTVRGLEANVERAAAYAGMSPSIVTPLNKLIGYEAAAKIAKHAVAQGITVRDAVIDLGYVERGELTEAQLDERLDLLSMTRPG, via the coding sequence CCCGATCTCGGGCGATCCGCTGGATCCGTCGCAGGTCGTCGCACTGGCGCGCATCAAGAAGGCCGCGGCGCTGGCGAACAAGGAGCTCGGCACGCTCGACGGCGAGATCGCCGACGCCATCGCGCGCGCGGCCGACCGCGTCATCGCGGGAGAGCACGCCGACCAGTTCCCGATCGACGTCTACCAGACCGGCAGCGGCACCTCGTCGAACATGAACATGAACGAGGTCCTGGCCACCCTCGCCACGCGCGACCTCGGCCGCACGGTTCACCCCAACGACCATGTCAACGCCTCGCAGTCGTCCAACGACGTTTTCCCCACCTCGGTCCACATCGCCGTGACCCAGGAACTCATCGACGACCTGATCCCGGCGCTGGACCACCTCGCCGTCGCGCTCGAGGAGAAGGCGCAGGCCTGGGCCGAGGTGGTGAAGTCCGGTCGCACCCACCTGATGGATGCCACACCCGTCACCCTCGGGCAGGAGTTCGGCGGCTACGCCCGCCAGATGCGCCTGGGAATCGAGCGCGTGCAGTCCGTCCTCCCCCGCGTCGCCGAAGTCCCCCTGGGCGGCACGGCCACCGGCACCGGGATCAACACCCCCGTCGGCTTCCCCCAGCGCGTCCTCGAACTCATCGTCGCCGAGACCGACCTGCCGATCACCGAGGCGAAGGACCACTTCGAGGCGCAGGGTGCGCGCGACGGCCTCGTCGAGGCATCCGGTGCCCTCCGCACCGTCGCGGTGTCGCTGACGAAGATCAACAACGACATCCGCTGGATGGGCTCGGGACCGAACACCGGCCTCGCCGAGCTGCACATCCCCGACCTGCAGCCGGGATCGTCGATCATGCCGGGCAAGGTCAACCCGGTCGTCCCCGAAGCGAACCTCATGGTGTGCGCACGGGTCATCGGCAACGATGCCACCGTCGCCTGGGCGGGGGCCTCCGGAACCTTCGAGCTGAACGTGGCGATCCCCGTCATGGGGACTGCGGTGCTGGAGTCCATCCGCCTCCTCGCCAACGCCGTGCGTCTGCTCGCCGACAAGACCGTCCGGGGCCTGGAGGCCAACGTCGAGCGCGCCGCGGCCTACGCGGGCATGTCGCCGTCGATCGTCACGCCCCTGAACAAGCTGATCGGATACGAAGCGGCGGCCAAGATCGCCAAACACGCCGTCGCGCAGGGGATCACCGTGCGCGACGCGGTCATCGACCTCGGCTACGTCGAGCGCGGCGAGCTCACCGAGGCGCAGCTGGACGAGCGGCTGGATCTGCTGTCGATGACCCGGCCGGGGTGA
- a CDS encoding isoprenyl transferase: protein MSATDEGRGPLYRLYISRLRRSLTPDVVPHHIAMMIDGNRRWARQLGYDSAAHGHRAGAAKMREFLRWCDDIGVKVVSLYLLSTDNLRHRDSRELTDLLEIIAELAHELSHERDWRVQHVGRADLLPPELADVLGLAEERTRGHGGLHVNLAVGYGGRSEIVDAVRSIIATHDREGGSLEELAASLTPEQIGEHLYTGGQPDPDLVIRTSGEQRLSDFLLWQSAHSEFYFVEALGPDLREVDFLRAVRDFARRDRRFGR from the coding sequence GTGAGTGCGACGGACGAGGGGCGGGGGCCGCTCTACCGGCTGTACATCTCCCGGCTGCGTCGCAGCCTCACGCCCGATGTCGTCCCCCATCACATCGCGATGATGATCGACGGCAACCGTCGGTGGGCGAGGCAGCTCGGGTACGATTCCGCCGCGCACGGTCACCGCGCGGGAGCGGCGAAGATGCGGGAGTTCCTGCGCTGGTGCGATGACATCGGCGTCAAGGTGGTGTCGCTCTACCTGCTCTCCACCGACAACCTCCGACATCGCGACTCGCGCGAACTGACCGATCTGCTGGAGATCATCGCCGAGCTCGCCCACGAGCTCTCGCACGAGCGCGACTGGCGGGTGCAGCACGTGGGGCGTGCCGATCTCCTCCCGCCCGAGCTCGCCGATGTCCTGGGCCTGGCCGAGGAGCGCACGCGTGGTCACGGGGGTCTGCACGTGAACCTCGCCGTGGGTTACGGCGGGCGGAGCGAGATCGTCGACGCCGTGCGCTCCATCATCGCCACGCACGACCGCGAGGGCGGATCCCTGGAGGAGCTGGCGGCGAGCCTCACCCCCGAGCAGATCGGCGAACACCTCTACACCGGCGGCCAGCCCGACCCCGACCTGGTGATCCGCACCTCGGGCGAGCAGCGGCTGAGCGACTTCCTGCTATGGCAGAGCGCGCACAGCGAGTTCTATTTCGTCGAGGCGCTCGGCCCCGACCTCCGAGAGGTCGATTTCCTGCGGGCCGTGCGCGATTTCGCCCGCCGGGATCGTCGCTTCGGGCGCTGA
- a CDS encoding DUF4307 domain-containing protein: protein MTTHQMLDERYGRTRSRAPRWLIAAGVAAAAAVVVGAGWMTVAGALDDVDVRTTGFQLVDDTSVRVDFQVTAPAGRTVACALEAQDADHGVVGWKVITLSETDGTPRAFQESVPTVAEATTGLVNSCWVT from the coding sequence ATGACGACTCACCAGATGCTCGACGAACGCTACGGCCGCACCCGCTCCCGCGCGCCGCGGTGGCTGATCGCCGCGGGCGTCGCCGCGGCTGCTGCGGTGGTCGTCGGAGCCGGATGGATGACGGTGGCCGGCGCTCTGGACGACGTCGACGTCCGCACCACCGGGTTCCAGCTCGTGGACGACACCTCGGTCCGCGTCGACTTCCAGGTCACGGCGCCGGCGGGACGAACCGTCGCATGCGCACTGGAGGCGCAGGACGCCGATCACGGCGTCGTCGGCTGGAAGGTCATCACCCTCAGCGAGACCGACGGCACCCCACGCGCGTTCCAGGAGAGCGTCCCCACCGTCGCCGAGGCGACGACCGGTTTGGTCAACTCTTGCTGGGTGACGTAA
- a CDS encoding response regulator transcription factor has protein sequence MTTILIAEDEPRIAAFVSRGLENAGFTTLLVADGGEALTVALRDGVDLVLLDVGLPTMDGFEVLRELRARGSAVPVIMLTARTSTRDTVEGLDAGANDYVRKPFTFEELLARVRSRLRENPVPAGMTLRHGDVMLDLLGRRATVAGDEVELSAREFALAEQFLRSPGRVLSREQLLSRVWSLDFDPGSNVVDVYVRYLRAKLGAHHIVTVRGAGYRWE, from the coding sequence ATGACGACGATCCTCATCGCCGAAGACGAGCCGCGCATCGCCGCCTTCGTCAGCCGGGGCCTGGAGAATGCCGGCTTCACGACGCTGCTCGTCGCCGACGGCGGCGAGGCGCTCACCGTCGCACTCCGCGACGGCGTGGATCTCGTGCTGCTGGATGTCGGCCTGCCGACGATGGACGGCTTCGAGGTGCTGCGCGAGCTGCGCGCGCGAGGATCGGCCGTCCCCGTGATCATGCTGACGGCCCGCACGAGCACCCGGGACACCGTCGAGGGACTCGACGCCGGAGCCAACGACTACGTCCGCAAGCCCTTCACGTTCGAGGAGCTTCTGGCGCGGGTACGCTCACGCCTGCGCGAGAACCCCGTGCCGGCAGGGATGACGCTGCGTCACGGTGATGTGATGCTCGATCTGCTGGGCCGCCGTGCCACGGTGGCCGGCGACGAGGTCGAACTCTCCGCGCGCGAGTTCGCGCTGGCCGAGCAGTTCCTGCGCAGCCCCGGCCGGGTCCTCAGTCGCGAGCAGCTGCTCAGCCGCGTGTGGTCGCTGGACTTCGACCCGGGATCGAACGTCGTCGACGTCTACGTCCGCTATCTGCGTGCGAAGCTCGGTGCTCATCACATCGTGACGGTGCGGGGCGCCGGCTACCGTTGGGAGTGA
- the trhA gene encoding PAQR family membrane homeostasis protein TrhA, translating to MPQLPLLDAAAVDANTDVRPTWRGWIHAGTFPVAIAAGILLIVLADGTAAKWSSAVFMATSLLLFGNSALYHRFDWSPRTKVLLKRIDHANILLLIAGTYTPIAVLALPTDKAVLLLSLVWGGAILGILFRVFWIHAPRWLYVALYLVLGWAAVMYFFDLLAANAAMMVLVVAGGLLYTAGAVVYALKRPNPWPGHFGFHEIFHVCTVLAFLCHWTACLLIALAPAYHA from the coding sequence ATGCCGCAGCTGCCCCTTCTCGACGCCGCTGCGGTCGACGCGAACACCGATGTGCGGCCGACCTGGCGCGGCTGGATCCACGCGGGGACCTTTCCGGTGGCGATCGCCGCCGGCATCCTCCTCATCGTCCTCGCCGACGGCACGGCGGCCAAGTGGTCATCCGCCGTCTTCATGGCCACCTCGCTGCTGCTGTTCGGCAACTCCGCGCTCTACCACCGATTCGATTGGTCACCGCGCACGAAGGTGCTCCTCAAGCGCATCGATCACGCGAACATCCTCCTGCTCATCGCGGGTACCTACACGCCGATCGCCGTCCTCGCCCTCCCGACCGATAAGGCCGTCCTGCTGCTGTCCCTGGTCTGGGGCGGGGCGATTCTGGGGATCCTGTTCCGCGTGTTCTGGATCCACGCCCCGCGCTGGCTGTACGTCGCTCTGTACCTGGTGCTCGGGTGGGCGGCGGTGATGTACTTCTTCGATCTCCTCGCCGCCAACGCGGCGATGATGGTGCTCGTCGTGGCGGGCGGCCTGCTGTACACCGCGGGGGCGGTCGTCTACGCGCTCAAGCGTCCCAACCCCTGGCCCGGGCACTTCGGATTCCACGAGATCTTTCACGTCTGCACGGTGCTGGCGTTCCTCTGCCACTGGACGGCGTGCCTGCTCATCGCCCTGGCGCCCGCGTATCACGCCTGA
- a CDS encoding PhoH family protein — MTTRAPHDQRREQYIDEDTPSQDLRTYVLDTSVLLSDPRAFFRFAEHSIVIPVVVITELEKKRHDPEIGYFARQALRHLDELRIEHGRLDFPVPVGAGGTLRVELNNTDPTVLPSGMRLGDNDTRILAVAMHLAQDGQDVTVVSKDLPMRVKAASLGIVAEEYLAEQAVDSGWTGIADIDLSGDEVSDLYESEVATADAVRGLPVNTGLIIHSERGSALGRVTGDGAFRLVRGDRDAFGLHGRSAEQRIAIDLLLDPEVGIVSLGGRAGTGKSALALCAGLEAVLERQQQKRIIVFRPLFAVGGQELGYLPGDQAEKMNPWGQAVFDTLGSVVSSNVIEEVIERGILEVLPLTHIRGRSLHDAFVIVDEAQSLERNVLLTVLSRIGQHSRVVLTHDVGQRDNLRVGRHDGIASVIETLKGHDLFGHVTLTRSERSAIAALVTDLLEAGELA, encoded by the coding sequence GTGACCACACGAGCACCGCACGACCAGCGCCGCGAGCAGTACATCGACGAGGACACCCCGTCGCAGGATCTGCGCACGTACGTCCTGGACACGTCGGTTCTGCTGAGTGATCCGCGTGCGTTCTTCCGGTTCGCCGAGCACAGCATCGTCATCCCGGTGGTGGTGATCACCGAGCTGGAGAAGAAGCGCCACGATCCGGAGATCGGCTACTTCGCCCGGCAGGCGCTGCGTCATCTCGACGAGCTGCGCATCGAGCACGGTCGTCTCGACTTCCCGGTTCCGGTGGGAGCGGGCGGAACGCTGCGGGTGGAGCTGAACAACACCGATCCGACGGTCCTGCCCTCCGGTATGCGCCTGGGCGACAACGACACGCGGATCCTCGCCGTCGCCATGCATCTGGCGCAGGATGGTCAGGATGTCACCGTCGTCTCCAAAGACCTTCCCATGCGGGTGAAGGCCGCCTCCCTCGGCATCGTGGCGGAGGAGTACCTCGCCGAACAGGCCGTGGATTCGGGCTGGACGGGCATCGCCGACATCGACCTGTCCGGCGACGAAGTGAGCGACCTGTACGAAAGCGAGGTCGCCACCGCCGACGCTGTCCGCGGTCTCCCGGTCAACACCGGTCTCATCATCCACTCCGAGCGCGGTTCCGCCCTCGGGCGGGTGACCGGCGACGGTGCCTTCCGGCTGGTGCGCGGTGACCGTGACGCCTTCGGCCTGCACGGGCGATCGGCCGAGCAGCGGATCGCGATCGATCTGCTGCTGGACCCCGAGGTGGGCATCGTGTCGTTGGGAGGTCGAGCGGGAACGGGGAAGTCCGCGCTCGCCCTCTGCGCGGGCCTCGAGGCGGTGCTGGAGCGCCAGCAGCAGAAGCGGATCATCGTGTTCCGTCCGCTGTTCGCCGTGGGCGGCCAGGAGCTGGGGTACCTCCCCGGCGACCAGGCGGAGAAGATGAACCCCTGGGGTCAGGCGGTGTTCGACACCCTCGGTTCGGTGGTGTCGTCCAACGTCATCGAAGAGGTGATCGAGCGCGGCATCCTGGAGGTGCTTCCGCTGACCCACATCCGGGGGCGCTCACTGCACGACGCCTTCGTGATCGTCGATGAGGCCCAGTCGCTGGAGCGGAATGTGCTGCTGACGGTGCTCAGCCGCATCGGACAGCACTCACGCGTGGTCCTCACCCACGATGTCGGGCAGCGCGACAACCTCCGCGTCGGCCGGCATGACGGCATCGCCTCGGTGATCGAGACGCTGAAGGGTCACGACCTCTTCGGTCACGTCACCCTCACCCGTTCCGAGCGCTCCGCCATCGCCGCGCTGGTGACGGACCTCCTGGAGGCGGGCGAGCTGGCGTGA
- a CDS encoding sensor histidine kinase, producing the protein MVRIPRPLSARTRILAAVLAVACVGLTLVGSVTFLVQREMVLSEIDDRLDGQADSLLSVAESEDDVAQIDDFATVEEFLRAAMGRTVPSRNEAALAILDGTTLIGPGVASGIDISGDDALIARILSGVEQGVPVTPATAVTPEGTLRYIAVPVSLPADPSRGVVVRAVELGAALRPVASALVTYGVTAVAVLAAIGVVGWFVTGRLLSPIRRLRETADAITLTDLSPRLPAEGTDDISDLNRTVNSMLDRLEGSVDVQRQLLDDVRHELKTPITIVRGHLEMMDPRDVSDVTSTREISIAELDRMTRLVEDIDLLAAVEGDSFAMGEVDLALLTARIGELVAVIPGHRWRIDEIADGTIPGDADRLLQAWLQLADNAAKYTPAGSAIELGSTWDAAGARLYVRDHGSGIPPAFRHRIFRRFDRADGARLAGGSGLGLAIVDAIAKGHDGYCAVTDTPGGGATFTIHVPPATAELPAPVRAGDVLQRESTT; encoded by the coding sequence GTGGTCCGTATCCCGCGCCCGCTGTCGGCGAGAACGCGCATCCTCGCTGCCGTCCTCGCCGTCGCGTGCGTCGGGCTGACGCTGGTGGGGAGCGTGACGTTCCTCGTGCAGCGGGAGATGGTGCTGAGCGAGATCGATGACCGCCTGGACGGGCAGGCCGACAGCCTCCTCTCCGTCGCCGAATCCGAGGACGACGTCGCCCAGATCGACGACTTCGCCACGGTCGAGGAGTTCCTCCGCGCGGCGATGGGTCGCACCGTGCCCTCCCGGAATGAGGCAGCTCTCGCGATCCTCGACGGCACGACGCTGATCGGTCCGGGTGTCGCCTCGGGCATCGACATCTCGGGAGACGACGCCCTCATCGCGCGCATCCTCAGCGGGGTGGAGCAGGGCGTCCCCGTCACCCCGGCAACCGCGGTCACACCCGAGGGGACCCTCCGCTACATCGCCGTGCCGGTGTCGCTGCCGGCCGACCCTTCGCGAGGTGTCGTGGTGCGGGCCGTCGAGCTGGGCGCGGCGCTTCGTCCGGTCGCGTCCGCGCTCGTCACATACGGCGTGACCGCGGTCGCCGTGCTCGCGGCGATCGGCGTGGTCGGGTGGTTCGTCACCGGCCGGCTGCTCTCGCCTATTCGCCGCCTCCGCGAGACCGCCGACGCCATCACGCTCACCGACCTCTCCCCCCGTCTGCCGGCCGAGGGCACCGACGACATCTCCGACCTCAACCGCACCGTCAACTCCATGCTCGACCGCCTCGAGGGGTCGGTCGACGTGCAGCGCCAGCTGCTGGACGACGTGCGCCACGAGCTGAAGACTCCCATCACGATCGTCCGAGGACACCTGGAGATGATGGATCCGAGGGATGTCTCCGACGTCACCTCGACGCGGGAGATCAGCATCGCCGAGCTGGACCGGATGACCCGACTGGTCGAGGACATCGACCTCCTCGCAGCGGTCGAGGGCGACTCCTTCGCGATGGGCGAGGTCGACCTCGCCCTGCTCACCGCCCGGATCGGCGAACTCGTGGCGGTGATCCCGGGGCACCGATGGCGGATCGATGAGATCGCCGACGGCACGATCCCGGGCGACGCCGACCGGCTGCTCCAGGCGTGGCTCCAACTCGCCGACAACGCCGCGAAGTACACCCCCGCCGGTTCGGCGATCGAGCTGGGGAGCACGTGGGATGCCGCCGGCGCGCGGCTGTACGTGCGAGATCACGGCAGCGGCATCCCTCCCGCCTTCCGGCACCGGATCTTCCGCCGCTTCGATCGCGCCGACGGTGCCAGACTGGCAGGGGGGTCGGGTCTGGGACTTGCCATCGTCGACGCGATCGCCAAGGGACACGACGGCTACTGCGCGGTCACCGATACCCCCGGTGGCGGTGCCACCTTCACCATCCACGTTCCCCCGGCGACGGCGGAGCTTCCCGCTCCGGTGCGCGCGGGCGACGTGCTGCAGCGGGAGTCCACCACATGA
- the ilvA gene encoding threonine ammonia-lyase — MSIPTIAASGIPTLAEFEDAAAALRGVAAHTPLEESQHLTDVLGVPTYLKLENLQRTGSFKIRGATYRLSRLTEEERARGVVAASAGNHAQGVALAAQKLGIPATIFMPLGVPVPKLLATRGYGADVVLEGETVETPLRLAAEFAERTGAVLIHPFDHRDIILGQGTLGLELHHDLPDVETVVVCVGGGGLIAGVAAAMKARAAAEGRRIRIIGVQAENAAGYPPSLAAGHPVIAPSRPTIADGIAVARPGDLPFAMIRELVDEIVTVTDDDIARAILVLLERAKQVVEPGGAAGVAAILAGKIRSAGPTIAILSGGNIDPLLLQRVVAHGLAASGRYMTLRIPLPDRPGQLARVSDVLAQAGANVIEVLHTRHGQGLQISEVILQLSVETRGEDHRAHVMKMLTDAGFAPTIAVD; from the coding sequence GTGAGCATCCCGACGATCGCCGCCTCCGGCATTCCGACGCTCGCTGAGTTCGAGGACGCCGCAGCCGCCCTCCGCGGCGTGGCCGCACACACTCCGCTGGAGGAGTCGCAGCACCTCACCGACGTCCTGGGCGTTCCGACGTACCTGAAGCTGGAGAACCTGCAGCGCACGGGCTCGTTCAAGATCCGCGGCGCCACCTACCGCCTCTCGAGACTGACCGAGGAAGAGCGCGCCCGCGGCGTCGTGGCGGCCTCCGCCGGCAATCACGCCCAGGGCGTGGCCCTGGCCGCCCAGAAGCTCGGGATCCCGGCCACCATCTTCATGCCGCTGGGCGTTCCGGTGCCGAAGCTCCTGGCCACCCGGGGCTACGGTGCCGACGTCGTCCTCGAAGGGGAGACGGTGGAGACGCCGCTGCGGTTGGCGGCGGAGTTCGCGGAACGGACCGGCGCGGTCCTCATCCACCCGTTCGACCATCGCGACATCATCCTCGGGCAGGGAACGCTGGGGCTCGAACTGCACCACGATCTGCCTGACGTCGAGACCGTGGTGGTCTGCGTCGGCGGCGGGGGGCTCATCGCCGGCGTCGCCGCCGCCATGAAGGCCCGCGCGGCCGCGGAGGGCCGTCGCATCCGCATCATCGGGGTGCAGGCCGAGAACGCGGCAGGGTATCCGCCGTCGCTGGCCGCGGGGCATCCGGTCATCGCGCCGTCGCGGCCGACGATCGCCGACGGCATCGCCGTGGCGCGCCCCGGCGACCTCCCGTTCGCGATGATCCGCGAACTCGTCGATGAGATCGTCACGGTGACCGACGACGACATCGCGCGCGCCATCCTCGTTCTGCTCGAGCGGGCCAAGCAGGTCGTCGAGCCCGGGGGTGCGGCCGGTGTCGCCGCGATCCTGGCGGGGAAGATCCGTTCCGCAGGTCCGACGATCGCCATCCTCTCGGGCGGCAACATCGATCCGCTGCTGCTCCAGCGCGTCGTCGCCCACGGGCTGGCCGCCTCGGGGCGCTACATGACCCTGCGCATCCCTCTTCCCGACCGCCCCGGCCAGCTCGCGCGGGTCTCCGACGTCCTCGCCCAGGCGGGCGCGAACGTCATCGAGGTGCTGCACACGCGGCACGGACAGGGGCTGCAGATCAGCGAAGTGATCCTCCAGCTGAGCGTGGAGACGCGGGGAGAAGATCACCGCGCCCACGTGATGAAGATGCTCACCGACGCGGGCTTCGCCCCGACGATCGCCGTCGACTAG
- the greA gene encoding transcription elongation factor GreA, whose translation MTGEAPVTFLTQDAYDRLAAELEHLSTTGREEIAKRIEAAREEGDLKENGGYHAAKDEQGKQEARIRTLQQLLKDAKVGDAPQSTGVVESGTVVTAVVAGGEEVFLLGNREIAAGSELDVYSEASPLGAAILGLKEGEKTTYTAPNGREIAVEILKVETYSGQ comes from the coding sequence GTGACTGGCGAAGCCCCGGTGACCTTCCTGACCCAGGACGCCTACGACCGTCTCGCCGCCGAGCTCGAGCACCTCTCGACCACCGGCCGCGAAGAGATCGCCAAGCGCATCGAAGCTGCGCGCGAAGAGGGCGACCTCAAGGAGAACGGCGGATACCACGCGGCCAAGGACGAGCAGGGCAAGCAGGAGGCCCGTATCCGCACGCTCCAGCAGCTGCTCAAGGACGCCAAGGTCGGCGATGCCCCGCAGAGCACCGGTGTGGTCGAATCCGGAACCGTCGTGACGGCGGTCGTCGCCGGCGGCGAGGAGGTCTTCCTCCTCGGCAACCGCGAGATCGCCGCGGGCTCCGAGCTCGACGTCTACAGCGAAGCCTCGCCGCTCGGCGCGGCGATCCTGGGTCTGAAGGAGGGCGAGAAGACCACCTACACCGCGCCCAACGGACGCGAGATCGCGGTGGAGATCCTCAAGGTCGAGACGTACTCGGGGCAGTGA
- a CDS encoding AI-2E family transporter encodes MAGSDERESLWSALRDRTRVVSTELSGSLPRGLRLAAAYSWRLLVIAAAAGVVIWLVIQLKLLVVPLLIAILVTALLWPFFSWMLRHRVPRWLAIVIAVVTTLAVVSGLLWVVVWQITREFGRVQARTVDAVAAFRQYLIDGPLHLSAQQIDDLLNQVGALVQEQASLLWSGALAIGTTLGHVVTGALLALFILLTLLADGGGIWRWTTRLLPKAARVPVDGAARAGWVTLVNYARTQLLVATIDAIGIGLGALLLGVPLAVPIAVLVFLGAFVPIVGAVVTGAVAVFVALVYNGPLIALWMLIVVLGVQQLEGHVLQPLLMGAAVKVHPLAVVLVVAGGAMIAGIPGALFAVPLAAFVNVVVLYLGSRGWETGGRPPPEDLIWSTVPRRRRTPA; translated from the coding sequence ATGGCCGGATCAGACGAGCGCGAGTCGCTGTGGAGCGCCCTGCGCGACCGGACACGTGTGGTGTCGACGGAACTGTCGGGATCGCTGCCACGCGGCCTCCGACTGGCCGCAGCCTACTCGTGGCGACTCCTGGTCATCGCCGCCGCGGCGGGCGTGGTGATCTGGCTCGTCATCCAGCTGAAGCTGCTGGTGGTCCCCCTGCTCATCGCCATCCTCGTCACCGCCCTGCTCTGGCCATTCTTCAGTTGGATGCTGCGCCACCGCGTCCCGCGATGGCTCGCGATCGTGATCGCGGTGGTCACCACGCTCGCCGTGGTGTCCGGACTTCTGTGGGTCGTGGTCTGGCAGATCACGCGCGAGTTCGGACGGGTTCAGGCCCGGACCGTCGACGCCGTGGCCGCCTTCCGGCAGTACCTCATCGACGGTCCGCTCCACCTGTCCGCTCAGCAGATCGACGACCTGCTGAATCAGGTCGGCGCCCTGGTGCAGGAACAGGCCTCGCTGCTGTGGTCGGGGGCCCTCGCGATCGGGACGACCCTCGGTCATGTCGTGACGGGGGCGCTCCTGGCGCTGTTCATCCTGCTCACGCTTCTCGCCGACGGCGGCGGGATCTGGCGCTGGACCACCCGCCTCCTGCCCAAGGCCGCGCGTGTCCCGGTGGACGGAGCCGCTCGTGCGGGCTGGGTGACGCTGGTCAACTACGCCCGGACGCAGCTGCTGGTGGCGACGATCGATGCGATCGGCATCGGCCTGGGCGCGCTGCTGCTGGGTGTGCCGCTCGCCGTTCCGATCGCGGTCCTGGTCTTCCTCGGCGCCTTCGTGCCGATCGTCGGGGCGGTCGTGACCGGAGCGGTGGCCGTTTTCGTCGCCCTCGTCTACAACGGTCCGCTCATCGCCCTGTGGATGCTCATCGTCGTCCTCGGCGTGCAGCAGCTCGAAGGACACGTGCTGCAGCCTCTTCTCATGGGTGCGGCGGTCAAAGTCCATCCCCTCGCCGTGGTGCTCGTCGTCGCCGGCGGAGCGATGATCGCCGGCATCCCGGGTGCGCTCTTCGCCGTTCCGCTGGCCGCTTTCGTCAATGTGGTCGTGCTCTACCTCGGCTCCCGCGGGTGGGAGACGGGTGGACGACCGCCGCCGGAAGACCTCATCTGGAGCACCGTCCCCCGTCGAAGGAGAACCCCCGCGTGA